One genomic window of Pseudoxanthomonas sp. includes the following:
- a CDS encoding lysophospholipid acyltransferase family protein, whose protein sequence is MRPLEDTLIERYPRWFGGRRGALTRPLLRRWGAWSGIDQAQAFVRESMGMGPWDFVSASHGFLQLDRQGSPQALARIPATGSLLVVANHPSGARDAIALLGLIGQVRRDVRIIANHLLAHIEPLKPLLLPVRVLGGQADAGSLRAVRTALAAGECVIVFPAGEVSRLHPLGVRDGRWRAGFARFARAAGAPVLPVRVEARNSALFYGASAVFKPVGTALLPREMFARRQQPLRLHVGHARVLDASENDATAIRQLRRALYALGRRADAQGRAATPLIDAVPEAALRAAVAKLPTLGSTRDGRTIIAGRLDADSPLLREIGRLRELTFRQVGEGTGRALDLDDYDTWYDHIVLWDAPAGAVAGAYRVARGAQVLAERGLPGLYTASLFDWSEGALPRIAQGMELGRSFVTPAYWNSRSIDQLWQGIGAYLARHPQVRYLFGAVSISAALPCAAREQIVAYYQQFHGQDGANATARKPFGFTDAPPQFEAMDAATAFAVLRGNLDALGAQLPMLFRQYTDLCEPGGARFLAFGVDADFAGCVDGLIELDLARMHARKRERYLGIHQQEAA, encoded by the coding sequence ATGCGACCTCTGGAAGACACCCTCATCGAACGTTACCCGCGCTGGTTCGGCGGGCGCCGCGGCGCGCTGACGCGCCCATTGCTGCGGCGCTGGGGGGCCTGGTCGGGGATCGACCAGGCCCAGGCCTTCGTCCGTGAAAGCATGGGCATGGGGCCCTGGGATTTCGTTTCGGCCTCGCATGGTTTCCTGCAACTGGATCGGCAGGGGAGCCCGCAGGCCTTGGCCCGGATCCCTGCGACTGGATCGCTACTGGTGGTGGCCAACCATCCGTCCGGCGCACGCGATGCCATCGCCCTGCTGGGGTTGATCGGCCAGGTCCGGCGCGACGTGCGCATCATCGCCAACCACCTGCTGGCCCATATCGAACCGCTCAAGCCACTGCTGCTGCCGGTGCGCGTGCTGGGCGGCCAGGCTGACGCTGGCAGCCTGCGCGCGGTACGTACCGCGCTGGCGGCGGGTGAGTGCGTGATCGTATTCCCGGCAGGCGAAGTGTCGCGACTGCACCCATTGGGCGTGCGCGATGGACGCTGGCGTGCCGGCTTTGCCCGGTTCGCCCGCGCCGCTGGTGCTCCGGTGCTGCCGGTGCGCGTGGAAGCACGCAATTCGGCCTTGTTCTACGGCGCCTCGGCAGTGTTCAAGCCGGTCGGCACCGCGCTGCTGCCGCGCGAGATGTTCGCCCGCCGCCAGCAGCCGCTGAGGCTGCATGTCGGCCACGCGCGCGTACTCGACGCCAGCGAGAACGATGCCACTGCGATCCGCCAACTGCGCCGTGCGCTGTATGCGCTGGGGCGGCGTGCGGATGCGCAGGGCCGCGCGGCCACGCCGCTGATCGATGCCGTTCCAGAGGCCGCGTTACGGGCTGCGGTCGCGAAGCTGCCGACGTTGGGCAGCACGCGCGACGGCCGCACGATCATCGCCGGACGGCTGGACGCCGACTCGCCCCTGTTGCGCGAGATCGGGCGGCTGCGCGAACTCACCTTCCGCCAGGTGGGCGAGGGCACCGGGCGCGCGCTGGACCTGGACGACTACGACACCTGGTACGACCACATCGTGCTGTGGGACGCGCCCGCCGGTGCGGTCGCTGGTGCGTATCGCGTCGCGCGCGGCGCGCAGGTGCTGGCCGAGCGCGGCCTGCCAGGGCTGTACACCGCATCGCTGTTCGACTGGTCCGAAGGCGCGCTGCCGCGCATCGCGCAAGGCATGGAGCTGGGCCGCAGTTTCGTGACGCCGGCCTACTGGAACAGCCGCAGCATCGACCAGCTGTGGCAGGGCATCGGCGCGTATCTCGCCCGCCATCCGCAGGTGCGCTACCTGTTTGGCGCGGTGTCGATCAGCGCGGCGTTGCCATGCGCGGCGCGCGAACAGATCGTCGCCTACTACCAGCAGTTTCACGGACAGGACGGTGCGAATGCGACGGCGCGCAAGCCATTCGGTTTCACCGATGCGCCGCCGCAGTTCGAGGCGATGGACGCGGCCACTGCGTTCGCGGTGTTGCGCGGCAACCTGGATGCGCTGGGCGCGCAACTGCCGATGCTATTCCGCCAGTACACGGATCTTTGCGAACCGGGCGGTGCGCGCTTCCTGGCCTTCGGCGTCGATGCGGATTTCGCCGGCTGCGTCGATGGCCTGATCGAACTGGACCTCGCGCGCATGCACGCGCGCAAGCGTGAGCGTTACCTGGGCATCCACCAGCAGGAGGCAGCATGA
- the metK gene encoding methionine adenosyltransferase: MSNYLFTSESVSEGHPDKIADQISDAVLDAILAQDKRARVACETLVKTGVAIVAGEVTTSAWIDLEALTRKVILDIGYNSSDVGFDGETCGVLNLIGKQSPDINQGVDRKKPEEQGAGDQGLMFGYATNETDSYMPAAIHLSHRLVERQALVRKKKNSALPWLRPDAKSQVTLRYEDGKATAIDAVVLSTQHDPGIKQKDLIEAVREEIIKPVLPAKWLHKGTKFHINPTGKFIIGGPVGDCGLTGRKIIVDTYGGWARHGGGAFSGKDPSKVDRSAAYAARYVAKNVVAAGLADRCEVQVSYAIGVAEPTSISVTTFGTGKIADEKIEKLIRKHFDLRPYGIIQMLDLIHPMYQQTAAYGHFGRKAKDFTYTDGAGKSHTATAFSWEKTDRADALRADAKLK, encoded by the coding sequence ATGTCCAACTACCTCTTCACTTCCGAATCGGTCTCAGAAGGCCATCCGGACAAAATCGCCGACCAGATTTCCGACGCCGTCCTCGACGCGATCCTCGCGCAGGACAAGCGCGCCCGCGTGGCCTGCGAAACCCTGGTCAAGACCGGCGTGGCCATCGTCGCCGGCGAAGTGACCACCAGCGCCTGGATCGACCTGGAAGCGCTGACCCGCAAGGTCATCCTGGACATCGGCTACAACAGCTCCGACGTCGGTTTCGACGGCGAGACCTGCGGCGTGCTGAACCTGATCGGCAAGCAGTCCCCCGACATCAACCAGGGCGTGGACCGCAAGAAGCCCGAAGAACAGGGCGCCGGCGACCAGGGCCTGATGTTCGGCTATGCCACCAACGAGACCGACAGCTACATGCCGGCCGCGATCCACCTGTCGCACCGCCTGGTCGAGCGCCAGGCCCTGGTGCGCAAGAAGAAGAACTCCGCGCTGCCGTGGCTGCGTCCGGACGCCAAGTCGCAGGTCACCCTGCGTTATGAAGACGGCAAGGCCACCGCCATCGATGCGGTGGTGCTGTCGACCCAGCACGATCCGGGCATCAAGCAGAAGGACCTGATCGAAGCGGTCCGCGAAGAAATCATCAAACCGGTGCTGCCGGCCAAGTGGCTGCACAAGGGCACCAAGTTCCACATCAACCCGACCGGCAAGTTCATCATCGGCGGGCCGGTGGGCGACTGTGGCCTGACCGGCCGCAAGATCATCGTCGACACCTACGGCGGCTGGGCCCGTCACGGTGGCGGCGCGTTCTCGGGCAAGGATCCGTCCAAGGTCGATCGTTCGGCTGCCTATGCCGCCCGTTATGTCGCCAAGAACGTCGTAGCCGCCGGCCTGGCCGACCGTTGCGAAGTGCAGGTCTCCTACGCCATCGGCGTGGCCGAGCCGACCTCGATCTCGGTCACCACCTTCGGTACCGGCAAGATCGCCGACGAGAAGATCGAGAAGCTGATCCGCAAGCATTTCGACCTGCGCCCGTACGGCATCATCCAGATGCTCGACCTGATCCACCCGATGTACCAGCAGACCGCTGCCTACGGCCACTTCGGCCGCAAGGCCAAGGACTTCACCTACACCGACGGTGCCGGCAAGTCGCACACCGCCACCGCGTTCTCGTGGGAAAAGACCGACCGCGCCGACGCACTGCGTGCGGATGCCAAGCTGAAGTAA